The following are encoded in a window of Dictyostelium discoideum AX4 chromosome 6 chromosome, whole genome shotgun sequence genomic DNA:
- a CDS encoding hypothetical protein (Multidomain cyclophilin type peptidyl-prolyl cis-trans isomerase), which yields MSVLIETNLGDIVIDLNTEECPITCKNFLKLCKIKYYNFCLFYNVQKDFLVECGDPSNTGKGGESIYGLLYGNEAKYFQDEIKKSLRHNEIGTVAMANTSKDKNDSKFYITLKSDLNELNDKHTIFGRVVEGIEVLKKINSTFSDSNNRPLQNIRILHTIILDDPFPDPNGLSEHIPNQSPKFIKQSKTDDRFEIDEDLDKENRGKTKEEINEIIDEKDAKSRSELLEMIGVLPSADIRPPDHVLFVCKLNPITEAEDLELVFSQCGTVKSCEVVRDKVTNDSLCYAFVEYSTKEECEKAYLKLENILIDERRIHVDFCQSVAKVRNNQNSLKNFLTRGKGGSGRLDRKHILNKNYQQESGTKGYNYVDDDDRNFKKQKSNEKDSRERDMKSSSSSSSSESDNRYKDRNHHDRNYNRSYDRDNRNKDDERERDRERDRDRDRYSDRDRERDRDRYSDRDRYRDRDRYSDRDRYSDRDNERNREKDRYRR from the exons ATGAGTGTTTTAATAGAAACTAATCTTGGTGATATTGTAATAGATTTAAATACAGAGGAATGTCCAATAACttgtaaaaattttttaaaat tatgtaaaataaaatattataatttttgtttattttataatgttcaaaaagattttttagtTGAATGTGGTGATCCAAGTAATACAGGTAAAGGTGGAGAATCAATTTATGGATTATTATATGGTAATGAAGCAAAATATTTTcaagatgaaattaaaaagagtCTTAGACATAATGAAATTGGTACAGTAGCAATGGCAAATACATCAAAGGATAAGAAtgattcaaaattttatataacaTTAAAATcagatttaaatgaattgaatGATAAACATACAATATTTGGTAGAGTAGTTGAGGGTATTGaagtattgaaaaaaattaattcaacattttcagatagtaataatagacCACTACAAAATATACGTATATTACATACTATCATATTGGATGACCCATTTCCAGATCCAAATGGATTATCAGAGCATATACCAAATCAGTCACCAAAATTCattaaacaatcaaaaaCAGATGAtagatttgaaattgatgaagatTTAGATAAAGAGAATCGTGGTAAAACAAAAGAAGAGATTAATGAAATCATTGATGAAAAAGATGCAAAATCAAGATCAGAATTATTGGAAATGATTGGTGTGTTACCAAGTGCCGATATTAGACCACCCGATCATGTATTATTCGTTTGTAAATTAAATCCAATTACAGAAGCTGAAGATTTAGAATTGGTATTCTCTCAATGTGGTACTGTTAAAAGTTGTGAAGTTGTACGTGATAAAGTTACAAATGATTCACTTTGTTATGCTTTTGTTGAATATTCAACAAAGGAAGAATGTGAAAAAGCATATCTTAAAttggaaaatattttaattgatgaaagAAGAATCCATGTGGATTTTTGTCAATCAGTTGCAAAAGTtagaaataatcaaaattcattaa aaaacttttTAACAAGAGGCAAAGGTGGTAGTGGAAGATTGGATAGAAaacatatattaaataaaaactacCAACAAGAATCAGGTACAAAGGGATATAAttatgttgatgatgatgatagaaattttaaaaagcaGAAAAGTAATGAAAAAGACTCAAGAGAAAGAGATAtgaaatcatcatcatcttcatcatcatcagaaaGTGATAACCGATACAAAGATAGAAATCATCATGACAGAAATTACAATAGATCATATGACAGagataatagaaataaagatgatgaaagagaaagagatagAGAAAGAGACAGAGATAGAGATAGATACAGTGATAGGGATAGAGAAAGAGATAGAGATAGATACAGTGATAGAGATAGATACAGAGACAGAGATAGATACAGTGATAGAGATAGATACAGTGACAGGGACAACGAAAGAAATAGAGAAAAGGACCGATATAGACGTTAa